The following coding sequences are from one Melanotaenia boesemani isolate fMelBoe1 chromosome 17, fMelBoe1.pri, whole genome shotgun sequence window:
- the LOC121656754 gene encoding H-2 class I histocompatibility antigen, L-D alpha chain-like, with protein MVFLAVLILLGTGLTVNSEKHSLTYIYTAFSKPVKLRGIHEFTAAGLLDGRMIYYYDSEGQKTLPKQDWVKEGLNPEYWKTCTQSRNYQQWLKNNMHILMNRTTQNDPDIHVLQWMRGCEGEVQSDDSLKFVRGMDMYNYNGNDLLSFNIVNQVWVADTDIADKMKESLDVDKEITLSYLKKECIESLSKFMVYRKKQLFGAPKPDVFMFAKKAKEEENIVLTCLATGFYPKDIVLQIRRNGRVLSKEDGLQTTGVRPNEDDTFQRKDEVEILKADMSDYTCEVIHKASNLSVERKWDHRLPDDGKMNAIIITLGALLLSAGIVAVVVFILCRKQKPQGSNSPPTQVSASCGNDPKQRWNFSMCSKDSGLY; from the exons ATGGTCTTCCTCGCAGTTTTAATCCTTTTAGGGACAGGACTGACGGTAAACAGCG AGAAGCACTCTCTGACTTACATCTACACGGCCTTTTCCAAGCCTGTGAAACTTCGGGGTATCCATGAGTTCACAGCCGCCGGCCTGCTGGATGGCAGGATGATTTACTACTATGACAGTGAAGGACAGAAAACACTTCCTAAACAGGACTGGGTGAAAGAGGGACTTAACCCAGAATACTggaaaacatgcacacaatcCAGAAACTATCAGCAGTGGTTAAAGAACAACATGCACATCTTAATGAACCGAACAACACAAAATGACCCAg ATATCCATGTTCTTCAGTGGATGCGTGGCTGTGAAGGTGAAGTTCAGTCAGACGACTCGCTGAAGTTTGTCCGTGGAATGGACATGTACAATTATAATGGAAATGACCTCTTGTCCTTTAACATTGTAAACCAAGTTTGGGTTGCTGACACAGATATAGCTGACAAAATGAAGGAAAGCTTGGATGTAGACAAGGAAATCACATTGAGCTACCTGAAGAAGGAGTGTATTGAATCCCTGAGCAAGTTCATGGTATATAGAAAAAAGCAGCTATTTGGAGCAC CTAAAcctgatgttttcatgtttgcaAAGAAGGCCAAGGAGGAGGAAAATATAGTTTTGACATGCCTGGCCACAGGTTTCTATCCTAAAGACATCGTCCTGCAGATCAGAAGGAATGGCCGTGTCCTTAGTAAGGAGGACGGATTGCAGACCACTGGAGTTCGTCCAAATGAAGACGACACCTTTCAGAGAAAAGATGAGGTGGAGATTCTGAAGGCTGACATGTCTGATTACACCTGTGAAGTCATTCATAAAGCCTCCAATCTGAGTGTTGAGAGGAAATGGG ATCACAGGCTTCCTGATGATGGTAAAATGAATGCTATTATCATCACTCTTGGTGCACTGCTTCTGTCTGCTGGCATTGTTGCAGTAGTGGTGTTTATCCTGTGCAGAAAACAAAAGCCCCAAG GCTCAAATTCACCTCCCACCCAAGTGTCTGCTTCCTGTG GAAACGACCCGAAACAGAGGTGGAATTTTTCCATGTGCAGCAAGGACAGTGGACTATATTAA